In Nocardia terpenica, the genomic window GCGACAGGTGGATGCCCCGGCGTCGACGGTGGTGGGCCCTACCATCGCGGCGGCCCCCGTTCTGGGCCCGGAGTCAGCCCAGGGAAATGTCGTGTTCGCCGTGACCTTGGCCGGGACCGCCGGGCAAGCGGAGAAGCGGGCGGCCGAAACGGCGGCGTGGGAGTGGGAAATCGGGCTGGAGAACCTGCCGCCACGATTGTGGTTGGACGAGCGGTTTCTCGACTTGACCAAAACCGCGCAGGATTTCCGGGATCGTATCGTCTTCGGCCCAGTCGACTTCTTCCGTCCCCTGGCACGGCTGCGCGACGTGATCCACATCTGGCAGCACCTTCGCACAGTGCAGGTCGGCGACATCAGTTCGGGCCGGTTCCCTGTGCGGACCAGTGGCGGAGATCTGCGGCAAATCCGTTGGGCGCAGCGGTGTGTGGAGACCGACGCGGGTCCGCGTGTGCGCGGGGTCTGTTGGGATGTCACCGCTGTGACCGACTCGATGGACGTGCATATCGATCAGGTCGAGATGATGCTGAGCGACAAACTTCTGCATCTGCAGGACGCCTACGCCGCTGTCGGGGACATCACCCATCTCAATGCCCCGGTGATCGTCAAATGGCTGACGCCCTACATCCCGACTATCGGCCACGGCGTCAGCACCGGACAGACTCCCGCTATCCATCCCGACACGCTGGCCAAAATCCCTGGCTGGCTCGAGGCCATCAAGAAGGGCCCGGTCACCGATGTAGGAATGACCCGCCGCGGTGGCGGGGGATGGCTGCAAGTCGTGTTCCACGCCGACCTCCTCGACGCAGCCGCGTTCCCGAACCTCGGCATCATCATCGTGTATCCCGGGGATGTGTCAGTGGTCGCGGCCGACCTTGGCGCGGCGGAGCAGCAGCCCTGAGCCAGCCAATACCGCAAGCGCACCCACCACGGCGAGCAGGACGGGCCCGTACAGGTGTCCCCATCGGATCAGTGTGCGGGCCTGTTTGGCGGTGTTGATCGAGTCAGCCAGCGATTGATCGTCGAAATGGGTCGATAGTTCCAAGCTGGTGACCGCCAGTGGGTCGTCGACCTGGCGTGCCAGGAACCGGCGCAGATGCTCGCGCTGTTCCACGATGACTCCGGAGTCGGGCTCGACCCAGATGTCGCGGGTGTTGCTGTAGTACAGATCGAATGTGGTCGGAGCGTCGCCGGGCAGGCCCCACGCCGAGGCTGGCATGGTGGCCGCCATGTCGGGCTGGTCGGCGTGCAGGTTCAGCGGGCCGATCCGCTGACGAAAGTGGTACAACCGCAGCCCGCTTTCGACCCGGTCGTCATCGATGTAGTCGAGCGGGATGTCTCGCCGGGCGGTGGTGTCGAAATACAGATAGCTGTGCCGCTGCGTGCCGAATGGGAAGTGGAGCTCAAATCCTTTGTGGGGCACCGTATCGGCGGGTTTGCCGTAGTCGAGCGCGATCTGTGCGGGCGGGTCGACCGGCTCGGAGCTGGTGCGAGACACGGTCATTGCCTCGGCGCGCGCGGTCACCAGTGCAGTGCTGCCCTGGCGGTCGGTGCGCAGCACCCTGGTCGACTCCACCAGAGTGACCCGGTCCCGATCGGATGGTGACGCGGACTTCACCAGAGTCTGAACCTTCACCGGCACACCCGTTTCAGTCCGCATCCACCCGGCGAGTACCGCCTTGGTGTCCAGCACCGAGGCATTGTCGGCCAGGGAGACGGCCTCAGCGCGCACACTGATCGGGATACGGGTCAGCCGCGGCATCACATACGTCGGCAACAGAATCGCGACCGCCACGGCAGCCGCCCCGACGCCGAGTAACCCGTACCCCAGCCACGGCTGCCGCCGTACTGCTGCCGGTTGCCTCCCCGCGTCCGTCATGAATCGACAGTAACCCGCCCACCCTGTTCAGCCAGGCAAGTCGACCAGTTATGCGCGCATTGCACAGAATGTGCTGGACATCACACATCGTGTGGGTTAATAATGGGCGGCGGCGGACCCTGCCGCACTTTGGCGGATCACTCTCCTGGTGACTCGTCCCAGCGGAAAAGGCCGCTTGCGTACCTCTCCGACAGAGGTTTTGGAGTGCGCCCCTCCTGGTCGTGCTTCCCGCGCTTCGGTGCAGCTGTGCCCGGCGATCACGCCGTGCGGCACGCGTGCACCTCCCGTGGGAGCAACCAGGAGGGCATCCGATGAGCGCATGCGCCGATTTCCGAGTTCCATCAGCACGGGCCAGGCATGTCCTGCGGCAGTGCGCCGCCACGCGGCTGGTGGCCGATACGGCACAGAACCGGTTCGCCGCAGCCGTCGATCGCCGCCTCGGCGTGCAGATCCGGACGCTACGTGGTGGCGACGTACACGTGGAACGCCTTTCCGCTGCTGCCGACGCGGCGGTGATCGGTGATCGTCAATCCTGCGGCGGTGATGCCGTTGGTGACCTCGTTCAGTGGTCGCAGGATCATGCCGTCCTGCCATGGCACGGTGCGCAGATAGTCGGTATCGCCGATCCCGATCGCCACCCGGCCCCCGGGACGCAGGATGCGGGCGAGTTCGGCGAGCGAGCCCGCCAGCTGGTCGTCGGGGATGTAGTAGAGCGTGTTCACGGTCGCGAGCGCGTCCAAATGGTTGTCCGGCAAGGGGATTCGCGCCATGTGGGCCTGTTCGAGGCGCAGCCTGTCCTGCGCAATCTCGCGGCGGAATCGGCGGCGCGCACCGGTAATGGCGGTGCGGGCCGGGTCGATGCCGTACACCACACCGGTCTCGCCGACCCGGGTCAGCAGCAGCGCCACGCCCAGGCCGCCGCCGAATCCGATATCGGCCACGGTCTCGCCCCGCTGCACTTCGAGAGCGTCCAGCGATCCGGTGATCGGGCCGCTGTTAGCCCGGTTGAGCAGTCGGCCAACCAGATGCCCTGCCACTCCCGACGGCGAGCCGAGTTGCTGGGTGAACCGGCGCATGACCTGTCGTCCGATCGGATCCGAGAGGAGGCCCACGGCCGCCAGTGTTGCATAACCCGCGAACATCCGAGCCTCGTACGCGATGCGGCACCGACTCACCGGGCAATCGCCCGCACTCTGCCGATCCGCCGGATCGACTGGCTGACAGTGACAAGACGCCCGATCGGGAACAAGCGCGGGAGCGCCGACGTCTGCTACGTCGAATATCGTTGCCGCGCAGAAGGAACTGCGGAGGAGAACGGGTTTCCCAGCGGTGGGATTGATCCCGGTTCATCACCCGAATTCGTGACCAAACATGGGTTGTCTCCCATGGTGATCTCGCCCTGGTCAATGGAACCCACGCCATCCCGTCCTGGGAGGCCCGACGGAGGGATCGCGCCGCTGACCGAACCGGGCGGTGGTGATCCAACGCAACCATCGTCCGCCGGAATCTCGCCCTCGCACAGCTGTATCGAACAACGAGTACTCAGGAGGTAGATCAATGTCATCGATATCGGTGAACAAGCATGGTGATCGGATTGTCGGGCGAGCATTGGCTGCGGCTGCTTGCCAGGCCGGGGAGCACGCGCATTCGGTGGGGATCTGGGCGGTGTGGCTGCGGTCGCGCCAGGTACTCGGATGTGAGCGGGTGACACGACTGGATGTCGATCCTGTGGTGTCGTTGCCGGAGGGTGTGAGCGGGGCGGTGGTGGTTGCGGTCGCGCCGTGCCGGGTCGCGGGGTCGGTCATCGGGCGGGTCGATGTGGTGTACGACTTCCTGCAGTCGCTCGGGCTGACCGTGTACGCGGTGCATGTGCCCGCGCTGGTGGCCAGGGTGGTTTGGACATCGTTGCGCGGCCCCGCGCTAGCAGGGCTTGTGCCCGTCGCTCCGGTGCCGCCGCAGCCGTCGTCTCCGCGCCGTCGGTTGCCGTTTGCGGTCCGGTCTCGGCGGCGGTGGTTGACAGCTGCGATGGCACCGTTGGCGGCGGTCGCGTTCGTGTTCCCGGCCGCCCATGCGGTTCCGGCCGGGCAGCCTGGTATCGCCCCGACACCGACCCCGGTCGCGGGGCAGGCAGGAGTGACCGCACCTCCCGCGAAATTGGCTGCGCCCGCTACACCATCGCCTGCGGCGATCGGCAGTGACGACGCTGGTGATCGTGCTCATCCACCAGTGACTCCGGCGGCCACCGAGCCGGTTCTCACCTCGCCGTCCTCTACGGGTCTGGCGTCGGCGAGTTCACCTGCGGCGAGCACCGAGACCACCGCGTTTGCCGAAGGCAGCGATACCGAAGTAGATAGCGTCGACAGCCCAGCGGACGCGGCATCACCGCCTCCGGATAGCGTTCAGGTTGCTGCGGTGAGTGTGCCTCGGCCGCAATGGATGTCCCCCGATACTGCGACGCAGGAGCGAGCGTGGAACGCCTTCGTCACGACCACAGCGGCGGCCGTGATGGATGCGGCGGGCCTGGGCAGTCCGTCGGTCGATCGGCTGCTGGGTACCGAGGAGGGGGCCGATGCGCCCGCTACGGAGGAACCGGCTCCAGTGGCGGCGATCCTGCCGGATCCGGCCGACGCGGTCGGTCCGCTACCGGACTCTGTGACCAGTTGGACCGCCCAGGTCCTGCCTCCGCTGGCCGATACCGCCCGATCGGTGGTGGCTCAGATCGTGCAGGCACCGCTGCCATGACCACGGACACGACACCCCTCGAGGGCGAGGACGACGAGCTGGTCGACCTGGATGCTCCGCACATCGGTAGTGGTGCACTGGGTTTGGCGCAGTGGCTGCTCACCGCGACTACATCGTTGCCGCGTCCACAGCAGCGGCGGTGGCGGCATCCTCTGCCGGGTCGCGCTTGCCGTCCGCGATCGGCTCACACACGGTTCGTCGTCGCCGCGGCCGTGTCGGCGGTTGTCCTGACCGTCGGTGTGTGGGCCGCCACGGACATTGGGTCACCCGGCTCGGCTCCACCTGCCGCGTCCCCGGCGTCCTTGTCACCGGACGATAGCGAGTCGCCGATCGTGGTCGGTACTGCGCCCGATTGTGGACCGGGTACTCGGGCGGCGGTGGCGTTGGTGGGGCCGCGTCCGGTACGGGCACGCTCAGGTGGGCAGGCGATCGTGCTGTTCGAGGCCGCCTACTACCAGGCGCGTGACGGCGGCTTGGCGCGGCGGTTGGTGGCGGCCGAGGCGGCAGTGGCTTCTCCGATGGATATTCAGGCTGGGATCGACTCGATCCCAGCCGCGACGACCTTCTGCGCGCGCATCCAGCGGCTGCGGCCGGACCTCTACGACGTCCAGATCCGCGAGGATCGCCCGGCCGAGCCGCAGAACGTGTGGCGGCAGCGGATCGCGACCAGCGACAGTGACGGGCACACGATGATCACCGCCATCACCGCCGTCTAGCGAACTCCTTGTGTTGTGGTCGCAGCACATCACCACCGTCGGTATCGACAAATGCGCGATGATCACCTCGATCGTCGACTACCACCATGGGACGTTGCGGCACCGCGCGGGTGCCTCAGCGGAAATCAGTACACAACAATATTTTTCATCCGATTTGGGGTGTCCGATATGTTGATCGCACTTGCTGCACTGCACACCGGAACCGGGGTGACCACCACTGCTGCCGCATTGGCGGTAGCCTGGCCAGGGCCCGGTACCGCTGTCGTCGTGGAGGCCGACCCGGCCGGTGGCCGCCTCGGTGGTCTGTTGTCGGGGGATCCTGGTGCCGGGCTGGGGAGTCTGGCTCGTGCTGCCCGCTCGCCGCACCTTCCGGTCCGGCTGGCCGAGCATGCTCGTCTGTTGCCGTCCGGTGTGCCGGTGATCGCCGCGCCCCGGGCACCGAGCGAGGTCCGGGCGGTCTTGACTGCTCCGGTGTCGGCTCCCGGGCCGGACGGGTCTGTGTTGGCCGCAGATGCGGTGCTGATCGCAGATTGCGGCCTGGCCGATCCGGACTCGGCGGCATTGCCGCTGATGGCCGGTGCCGATCTGTTGGTCGTGGTGGTCCGCGCCGATCGGGTGGACTCTGCGACACGAGCCCGGCTGGCCCGCCTCGCCGTCGATGGCCCGCCGAAAGCGTTACTGCTCATCGGTGAGGGACGCACCGGTGAGATCGCCGCCGCGCTCGGAGTTCCGGTCGCTGCGGTCTGGCCGCTGGACCCGGCCGCCGCGCAGGCCATCGTGACCGGAGACTGCACCACAGCCCGCAGCGGCTCCCTGTACATCGCCGCGCGTGGTCTGGCCGACACCGTGGCCGCTCAGCTGATCGGCAGCGCCCGCCCCCGGTGTGACCGGCAACGGCTGACCCGCTGGTGGCGTACCCGGGCGGGTGCCCCGCGTCGCCGTGTGCCCGGCGTTTACCGACTCGACACTGCCGTCTCGGCCCCCACCGCCGCCATCGACTCCCCACCCGGACCGGCAGCAGAACCACCGATCCAACCGGCTGCGGCCCACGGCTCGGCGGTCGTGCGGGGCTGCACGACCGGCAGCGACGCCCCCGTGCGCGGTTCGGTCGAACCAACGGCGGTCCCCGCACCGTCCTCGGCTGTGGTGGTGCCGCTGGCTGTCGAGGTATTCGGTCGGCTCCGCGTGCTGTGGAACGCGAGCCCGGACACCGATCCGATCGAGATCACCCGCC contains:
- a CDS encoding GAF domain-containing protein, translating into MAEPAINLLIETMNSQPTILSEGGQEWNFRRPSNSLRGAALHLVEHLVTEVRRQGKTVQRQVDAPASTVVGPTIAAAPVLGPESAQGNVVFAVTLAGTAGQAEKRAAETAAWEWEIGLENLPPRLWLDERFLDLTKTAQDFRDRIVFGPVDFFRPLARLRDVIHIWQHLRTVQVGDISSGRFPVRTSGGDLRQIRWAQRCVETDAGPRVRGVCWDVTAVTDSMDVHIDQVEMMLSDKLLHLQDAYAAVGDITHLNAPVIVKWLTPYIPTIGHGVSTGQTPAIHPDTLAKIPGWLEAIKKGPVTDVGMTRRGGGGWLQVVFHADLLDAAAFPNLGIIIVYPGDVSVVAADLGAAEQQP
- a CDS encoding DUF3068 domain-containing protein, with the translated sequence MTDAGRQPAAVRRQPWLGYGLLGVGAAAVAVAILLPTYVMPRLTRIPISVRAEAVSLADNASVLDTKAVLAGWMRTETGVPVKVQTLVKSASPSDRDRVTLVESTRVLRTDRQGSTALVTARAEAMTVSRTSSEPVDPPAQIALDYGKPADTVPHKGFELHFPFGTQRHSYLYFDTTARRDIPLDYIDDDRVESGLRLYHFRQRIGPLNLHADQPDMAATMPASAWGLPGDAPTTFDLYYSNTRDIWVEPDSGVIVEQREHLRRFLARQVDDPLAVTSLELSTHFDDQSLADSINTAKQARTLIRWGHLYGPVLLAVVGALAVLAGSGLLLRRAKVGRDH
- a CDS encoding class I SAM-dependent methyltransferase encodes the protein MGLLSDPIGRQVMRRFTQQLGSPSGVAGHLVGRLLNRANSGPITGSLDALEVQRGETVADIGFGGGLGVALLLTRVGETGVVYGIDPARTAITGARRRFRREIAQDRLRLEQAHMARIPLPDNHLDALATVNTLYYIPDDQLAGSLAELARILRPGGRVAIGIGDTDYLRTVPWQDGMILRPLNEVTNGITAAGLTITDHRRVGSSGKAFHVYVATT
- a CDS encoding AfsR/SARP family transcriptional regulator, coding for MLIALAALHTGTGVTTTAAALAVAWPGPGTAVVVEADPAGGRLGGLLSGDPGAGLGSLARAARSPHLPVRLAEHARLLPSGVPVIAAPRAPSEVRAVLTAPVSAPGPDGSVLAADAVLIADCGLADPDSAALPLMAGADLLVVVVRADRVDSATRARLARLAVDGPPKALLLIGEGRTGEIAAALGVPVAAVWPLDPAAAQAIVTGDCTTARSGSLYIAARGLADTVAAQLIGSARPRCDRQRLTRWWRTRAGAPRRRVPGVYRLDTAVSAPTAAIDSPPGPAAEPPIQPAAAHGSAVVRGCTTGSDAPVRGSVEPTAVPAPSSAVVVPLAVEVFGRLRVLWNASPDTDPIEITRQLRPRQRELLTVLAVHPDGVTRDTLVEALWAGQNLRRPANALNTVLSRLRASVAAATGGVITDILDGDKVRYRLDPRRIRVDYRDFSAAVTALRTATSDDDRKHACRAILAAASGVLDEDFTSDWIAPIRENARRDRLNALGNLAQMLVDSDPRQTLALLETALVADPCNEPIYQDILRLHARLGEPAALNRTLALLNRRLQTIGDIPTQKTLDIARRLRDQPPDNRPNVDGHAKNPREKHRPWPS